A segment of the Corylus avellana chromosome ca2, CavTom2PMs-1.0 genome:
ATCTTGTGGGAGTGTGGTCAAGCAAAGGATGTTTGGCTTGAAAGCTCGAAAAGAATCCATAAAAGTAGCGGCACCGAGAAGGATTTCACTAATATTTTCATCAATCTCACGGAAAAATTGGAACCAACTGAAGTACAACTCTTTGCGACAATTGCTCGTAATTTGTGGCTTCGGCGCAACAAGTATGTATTTGGGGGTCCCTTGACACCACCGGCTGTGGTTTATTGACAGTCACAGGAGCAGTTAGAGGCATTTGAGAAGAGCGAAGTTGGTTGCAATTTAGGTGGGAGGCCTCCAACGCTCAGACAACCACAAGTAAGGTGGCAGAAATTAATGGAGGGATATTTCAAAGTCAACTGGGATGCCTTACTAGATGTGGTGTAGATGAGAATGGGCGTGGGGGTTGCAATCAGGGACCATGGGGGTGTGGTACTGGCTGCCTAGTGTGCGACAAAGGACTTCATCATGGACCCAACGACGGCGGAGGCTTGTGCAGCTTGGAGAGCCGTGGAACTCAGTCATCAGCTGGGATTACAGAGAATTGTACTTGAAGGTGATGCACTGTAGATAGTGAATGTATTGAAGAATGATGGAATCTGGTTGGGTAGTTTTGGTAATATCTTGCTGGTAGCCAAACAGAGACTGAGCTCTTGCATGGATTGGAAAGTCTAGCATGTTTCTCGTTCTGGCAATGGGGTAGCCCATACGCTAGCACAGTTGGCTTTACGATGTAATCAGGAGATTCTATGGACTACTGACTTCCCAAGTTGCATTAGGGATTTTGTAAACACTGAGCAAGGCTCCTCTTAAGTAATGAAACCACTATTTTCCTCAAAAATAATCATCCCACattatatttaatcttaattatTTCTTAGGTGTTTCGAAGttattttttgtataataatcaaataaatttttgccttcttttgctttcaaaatcataaataataataataataataataataaaaagtactTGAAAACAATATCTGAAAATCCAGgtaaatcatacaaataaacaaaaaatctcatagGCAAAAAGGCCTCGggcaaatatcaaataaaaagcATGTTATATCGAATAATTAAcgattttataaactaatggaCACTATGCAAAAATAAGCCCCAAGATGCCCATTGTGATTTtacactttggtttggacgtcAAATATATAATTGCTCGTAAGATGCTaatcatatgtatataaatattaataaagattatttttgccaatgaaattaaaaataaatatctaaTCATTATGTTTAGTAAAAATCCGACAATctatacaattaataattaatatacaattatatattttttaaaaaataatgcaatgaaatttttttctattttgtttctacATCCTATCATTTAGTTCATCTAATTcaactataataataataataataataataataattcaactataacatataatattatgttatatatatacatattaaagtgattaaacataataatacatagtttgatttgtattatttgtttccttatttgattttgacattaataatatttaatttattgaataatttatatatggaaaactcttcaaatataattaaatgccattaattacgctaatttaATGAACCggtttttaaagtaaaaaacagtccactcttaaaaaatcggttcacaaattatgctttaaaaaactggtttagcattaaaataaaaagagttcatgccacatgtcacaatattAAAGCACTTCTGAGAGTCATttgacttttatatatatatatatatatgattaatcgGTTTAGTTTTGAGGGCATTACAATCTCTAGCAAAGTCCAAGGACGTGTAGTGCAGTACGTAGTAGTGTGGGAGTCCCAGTTCCCCTTAATTATTTACCttattatattcttttaacGTAACGTGCAGTAGTAGTagtcttttaattaattagtcaagTTGTATTCTTTTACCTTTGGTAGAAGTAGTtctttagatttgtttttttcgGTAAGTAACGATTAATAAGGAGTTATTAAGAACTTGTGACTTGTTTTCAATtctaattaaattcatttgtcGTTTTCTCCTATTCGAAAAGAGTTATTGTAGTCTCCTACTCGGAAAAAAGTTACCATTATCAATATATTTCTATTATTCAATTGTAGGTTTCCATCACATACATAGTACATAGTACATAGTACAAAGATATTTAATCCGACCATAGTTGACGTGGTTGCGGGCAGGCTCTATTAATTAGTTTTGATGCATAAATGCTATAATTGAAAATATAGTATGTATGATATGGAGTCTTTGTATAATTTGTATCCCCTCACGGCTCGGCTTACACATTGGATTCACTTGGCTCAACAGTCTCCATTGTCATCTCTGTTAAGCTCAATTGGATCCCATTTGGCACATCCTGTTGTGGCATAGATTCTGGCAACACCACTTGTCTCTTCGAATCCTTGTAAATAATGTATAATATCATCTGAGCTGTTCCGAATGTGAAACCTAGTATGTTTGGTGTCTGAAAGACAAACAATAAGCAGATTAATTATAGATCGACTTATTATAATTAAGCAAGGGTAAGATAAAAAGGGCATCTCCAGTAGATGCTTTAAATGGTTCACAAGATATAGACTTAATAAAACCATTTTGAACTTTTACACATTTTGAAACTAtttttcaaagttcaaaaactcttaattaaggatatcgaactttcaattttttttcgaTTAccatattttgttaaaatatgttgttaaatattgtcaaaattttgggcattttgacaaaaattaacggaAAATTCTATTGGACGAGGGTGATTGAAATAAATtgaagggaaaattacactttaccccctcaaagcttggggcgattttcaattctacctctaaaatttcaatttttgcaatctaccccccaaggtttcaattttttgcaatttgatcaatTCTATTCCAAACATCCcatatttttcctaattttttttatcttttataaaaaaaaattttaaaaaaattcgcatttagccatttttgcacccccgaatttatttatttatttttaaaataaaaaattaggagcaatatggagattttgggataacattggtcgaattgcaaaaaattggaagtttgggagggtgtattgcaaaaattgaaatattgaaggtcgaattaaaaatagTCCCAAACTTTgggaggtaaagtgtaattttccttaaattcaAAGTTTGATACTCTTAGTTGagagttttaaactttgagggataatgtcaaaacgagtgaaagttcagaaggattttatgaaattttccatttgatttatCTATTATGAGCTATTTTGCCCTCCAACATATGCttcaaagtaaaatttttgctacagtgaactttatatatatgtgaaagtGTAGcacattgaattattatttttttatttttttctgtttgtctctttctccctctccttCGCTaataaaaaatgcattaaaaataatatttaaaaaaagtagagagtgaaataaataatatgttgAAGTTTGCATTAAAATGGTAatagataaaatagaaaaatgtgtgTTCTGAGTAGCTAAGATAACTAGAATTGCTGGTGATATTCTTAAAGCTTTGACGGAATCACAAACTTTACCGCTACGAAGAAATCCTTTATCAGTAGCCCATAGAAGAACCACATTATAGCACAGATTGTCAAAGAGAATGATAGTGACAATGGCATGAATTCCACACTCTTTGTTGTTATAACCAGCttctgataaaaaataaaaaataaaaaataaaaaaaaaaggaaaaaaaaaacaagaagaagaataaaaagaaatatatgctTGAAATATATGGTGAATAATTtggatataaatatatagagtAAGAATTAATTACCATGACACTAAGAGGAGCAGCATAAACACAAACAGAAAATATGGCACAAATCCATCCAACAGCTGTGAGCCTCAGATGACTCTCTCGAATGATCAGTGATGTGGAAAGTATGATCAACCCCAGAAACCCTATGTTAAATAAGATAAGCAGCTTTGCTGTATAAATCTGCAGAGTGAGAAAGAgatgatatattatatatcaaCTTAAATACCAAAAACGATAGAAGATgatagatttaattatttaattaatacgaGTACCTTAGCTCTCCCGGGTGTGTATATCATGTAGACGACGAGGTATATGGATTCAATGGCAAAGCCAATGGagttgatgatgatgagcaTAAGTGCATTTGTCTTCAGGAAGGCATAGTAGAAGGTTAAAGTCGCACTAAATAGTGCTACAGAATAAGGCAGCGAGTCGAAGCCTTCTGTtgattttttcttatatatccTATAAAAGGTTGGCCTATAGCAaaaataaagccaaaaaaaaaatcattaaaaagtatatatatatatataatagagagagagagagagagcttcatTATAAGCTGAAATTATACATGGAGAGATCGGGAACTCACAATGGGGCTAGAAATACAAGAAACGAGACGATAGTacctgtatatatataatgagaaacaaaaaagaaaatataaaaaaataacattaattgaGTATATAACTATATTTCATgaactaaaagaaaagttggCCTGCATACCAAGAAGGCCGAAAACAAAAGAGAGCTGATCAGCATGATTGAATGCCATTGTTGATGTACGTAGAGAGCCCTCCACCAGCTTTGGTTAATTTGTGAGGGTTCAGGGCACTACAGAGAGCTTGTTATGTATAACTCTTGAtattgggtatatatatatgatatgatatgtaAAGGTTTGGATGATCGAGGGTCTATGTGGGCTAGAGGTAGATGAGCTGGGAAGCTCTAATGTTATAGCCATTTTTTGAGCTTTATTTCTTGCTTCTTCGGCATGGCTCTAGATCAAAGTTTCATGacaagctagctagctagaagcTTTTAGTAGCCGTTTGTCAAATGGGGGCTTTCCTAGCCGAAGTAACTTACACGTTATATTATaagttgctatatatatatatatatatatatatatatatatatcaccaaaaaCATATATTTGCTAGCAATTCTTCTTTATAAATTGCTGGAGAGGAAATAAAATTGTGCTTCTAATGTctgtttctacaattttttttttttttaaaaaaaatcctctaaaactcaagttaaggaagaagaaaagaaggaaaaaaaaaaaaaaacctttaggccccgtttggtttacGGAATAGACTATTGGATTGGacctagctaacactaggtatagctagtcatTTGTTTAATACCATTCTATTCTTGGGAGTAGTCTATTCCCATGTGACTACTAATCCCATACACATAGGGTTAACTAAGCCACTCATAAAAACCTTTAGGCCCCGTTTAGTTTACGGAATAGACCTTTGGATTGGACCTAGCTAACAATAGGTATAGCTAGTGTTTTGTTTGGTAGCACTTTATTCTTGGGAGtagtctattcccatgggactactaatctcatacacatagggttagctaagccactaaaaaatgagtggcttagctaatcctttcatGTGACATTAAATTAATTGtataaattgccacaaaaaaccccacttatgagattaaatttcgttctcactctctctcattctttctatatttctctctctctctctctatagatatatagtatatatatatatatatatatatatatatatcaccaaaaaACATTCTATTCTTGGGAGtagtctattcccatgggactactaatcccaTACACATAAGGTTAGCTAAGCCATTCATAAAAACCTTTAATATTGGAGAAGGGGTGTGTTAATTCTTGTgatggcttaattcagttctaaAATACAGAGACCACTGTTCACAGAATCAAAAACTAATATAGAACGCTCAGAATTCAATCTCCACCGTTcttaatgtagattcatgtgtcatgaatgtccatacaaaatttcagctcaatcggactacaaacgcccatcgatcagagctgttgatcaaggatGGACATCATTTCCAGAATGcagtttcacccattgcatgtcctgtccggacaggccttccccatGTCCAGACAGCATTTTCAGGAACTCTGTTtctgctccgcaaggccctgtccggacactttgtaagttttaggcccaaaaacatgattttaagtgtgttaggtctagggttttgttggaggtatatatacatctttttagagagagagatgaacgAAATTCTACCATAGGTTTTGTGAGAGGCTGTActtagagagaaaatctgtgtgagcctgattattcctcttagaggattattATTAGTTTCATTGAGCTTtattgagaagtctattggaagggtccgataaaggagaatcacgttgaagaagattgtgagcaagaagacgagttgtaggcttgtcgatcttatagagccAAAGTCTTGCAaatggttgtaagtgttcctagtgtctgtaatctctggataatcttttgatagtgatttacTGGGTTTGACTGTCTCAGAcagattttacttttagatcgatttttaaaaggtttctttttcgtcaccaaaatccttgtgtgtgattgtttatattttggtgattgtttgctttgataaatatctgctaattctgcataaattgttatatttatttgtttagagtttttcaggGTGTAAATTAGCCATGATGTTaaacttacttttttttcttttttttttttgaatttatttttggtgcaacttttacttttttttcaacccaactgaaaaatacttttaataaaaattttaaaaagtgaaaaaaaaaaaaaaaaaaaaattgccagaGATGATGGCTGAACCACTTCTAGGCTTCTAGcagtggccaagccaccccaacCACTTGGGAGGTTGTGGAGCTATCCTTAGTCCTTAAGAGTGGTTTCCGAgtcaccccattttttttttttttttttttttttatggtttttgtttttgttttttggtgggatatttaaaattttttaaaacaatataaaagaatacaaaaaaatcGCAAACCCCAACAGACGAGGAGACGTGGCTGGCTTGGAAGTTAGGGAGCGGCTTGAGCCTTGAGGTATGTGGTGACGTGAAGGGATTGAGAGAATAAAGTCTAAAAGACGAGTAATGGAGGGGAGGAAGAGGGCAACAGAGTTTGTTTTACGTTTGCCCAAAGCTCGTGAGATGTGAGAGCCCACTAGCCGTTACATTTAAACGGTTTCGACCAATACACCCCGTCTAGACCACCTTCCTTTTCCTCCATCCCAATATTATTTGCTTTATTCTTCCAAACATCAATTTCCTGTTTTAGTCTAATATTTTTCATGCATATGCTAGCTAGCAAGAGCGTGGTgtcaaaatattgattaaatgattaaatttacatttttttttttaagNNNNNNNNNNNNNNNNNNNNNNNNNNNNNNNNNNNNNNNNNNNNNNNNNNNNNNNNNNNNNNNNNNNNNNNNNNNNNNNNNNNNNNNNNNNNNNNNNNNNatatattttactttttttatttttttatttttttaaaaaaataaaaaataaattttgcttaaaacgacgtcgttttgggccgGGTATGTgttgtaattttaggacacaaaacgacatagttttggggaagggtaaaatgggtataaaacattcaaaatgacgtagtttaatgttaaaggggtccaaagtgagagaaaatcaaagttcagggggtctaAGTGAGAGCTTTGGAAATTCAGGGAGGGtttttcaaatcggctggaacttcaagggggttttctgaagtttccccaaaaatttttaaaaaaattcgcatctagccatttttgcacccccgaatttatttatttatttttaaaataaaaaattaggggcaatatggagattttgggataacattggtcgaattgcaaaagattggaagtttgggagggtgcattgcaaaaattgaaacattggaggtcgaattaaaaatagTCTCAAACTTTgggaggtaaagtgtaattttccttaaattcaAAGTTTGATACTCTTAGTTGagattttttaaactttgaggggtaatgtcaaaacgagtgaaagttcagaaggattttatgaagttttccctttaatttatcTATTATGAGCTATTTTGCTCCTCCAACATATGCttcaaagtaaaatttttgcTACAATGAACTTTATATGTGAGAGTGTAGCacaatgaattattattttttttatttttttctgtttctgtctctttctccctctccttTGCTAATAAAAAATgcattgaaaataatatttaaaaaaagtagagagtgaaaaaaataatctgTTGAAGTTTGCATTAAAATGGtagtagataaaatagaaaaatgtgtcTTTTGAGTAGCTAAGATAACTAGTATTGCTGGTGATATTCTTAAAGCTTTGACAGAATCACAAACTTTACCGCTACGAAGAAATCCTTTATCAGTAGACCATAGAAGAACCACATTATAGCACAGATTGTCAAAGAGAATGATAGTGACAATGGCATGAATTCCACACTCTTTGTTGTTATAACCAGCttctgataaaaaataaaaaataaaaaataaaaaaaaaaggaaaaaaaaaacaagaagaagaataaaaagaaatatatgctTGAAATATATGGTGAATAATTtggatataa
Coding sequences within it:
- the LOC132169093 gene encoding bidirectional sugar transporter SWEET14-like, coding for MAFNHADQLSFVFGLLGTIVSFLVFLAPLPTFYRIYKKKSTEGFDSLPYSVALFSATLTFYYAFLKTNALMLIIINSIGFAIESIYLVVYMIYTPGRAKIYTAKLLILFNIGFLGLIILSTSLIIRESHLRLTAVGWICAIFSVCVYAAPLSVMKLVITTKSVEFMPLSLSFSLTICAIMWFFYGLLIKDFFVATPNILGFTFGTAQMILYIIYKDSKRQVVLPESMPQQDVPNGIQLSLTEMTMETVEPSESNV